A window of the Henckelia pumila isolate YLH828 chromosome 3, ASM3356847v2, whole genome shotgun sequence genome harbors these coding sequences:
- the LOC140889462 gene encoding uncharacterized protein: MKRIFLEKYFPASRAANIRKEIYGIKQYTGESLHEYWERNMLDAASGGVFVDKTPVQARNLIENMAANSQQFGTVRSNPKPGRNIEVNVYSLEQQLIYLTSLVRQMAVGNGQNMKVCGICTARGHATVMCPTLQEGSAEQFNAAGGFPEPPQRKYDPYSNTYNPSWKDHPNLRYGNPQETRANIQQLNTQMGQLETAVNRLEALNSNSLPSQTVVNPRENVSAITLRSGKELKVSEEVVKEPVQNKDEQESKVEEDDTIQEEPRGKFPPFSEYKHVAPSPLELKECRKNYGIKGLYEVFRRCEIGDVQLDTAMLDLGASINVMPYSVYASLKLGPSTETGIVIQIADKSTIFPRGVLEDVLVQVENLVFPANFYVLDMKNNDLNSPILLERPFLNTSKSVIDVNNGTLTMEFDREVVKFHIFDTLQIPDYESVINNLDVTNHLSQEHKNVASKKSKKKKKRPKLSTKLCKWVKVDKGIRYEPP; this comes from the exons ATGAAAAGAATTTTTCTGGAGAAGTACTTCCCAGCTTCTAGAGCAGCAAATATCAGGAAGGAAATATATGGGATAAAGCAATACACAGGGGAATCActtcatgaatactgggagcg GAATATGCTGGATGCGGCCAgcggaggagtttttgtggataaaactccagtCCAAGCAAGGAATCTGATAGAGAACATGGccgccaattctcaacaatttggaacCGTCAGGAGTAATCCAAAACCCGGAAGGAATATTGAGGTAAATGTTTATTCCCTTGAACAGCAACTGATTTatctgacgtctcttgtgcgtcaaatggctgtagggaatggacaaaatATGAAGGTTTGTGGAATTTGCACTGCAAGGGGACATGCGACTGtcatgtgtcccacacttcaagagggATCGGCTGAGCAATTCAATGCAGCAGGAGGATTTCCCGAACCACCACAACGAAAGTATGATCCAtactccaacacatacaatcctagttggaaggatcatccaaacctGAGATATGGGAACCCGCAA gaaactcgAGCAAATATCCAACAGTTGAACACTCAAATGGGACAGTTGGAAACCGCAGTGAACAGGTTGGAGGCACTGAATTCGAACAGCCTACCATCACAGACTGTGGTGAATCCGAGGGAGAATGTGAGTGCAATCaccttgaggagtggaaaggagTTGAAGGTTAGTGAAGAAGTGGTAAAAGAACCAGTACAGAACAAAGATGAGCAGGAATCCAAGGTAGAGGAGGATGACACAATTCAGGAAGAACCTAGAGGTAAGTTCCCTCCTTTTTCCGAGTATAAACATGTAGCCCCTTCTCCCTTAGAATTGAAAGAGTGTAGGAAAAATTATGGAATTAAGGGGTTGTATGAAGtgtttcgtagatgtgag ATAGGAGATGTTCAGCTTGATACGGCCATGTTAGATTTAGGAGCGTCGATCAATGTCATGCCATATTCTGTGTATGCTTCCTTAAAACTAGGGCCTTCTACTGaaactggaattgttattcaAATTGCTGATAAATCTACAATTTTTCCAAGAGGAGTGCTAGAAGATGTTCTTGTGCAAGTTGAAAATTTGGTCTTTCCTGCTAATTTCTATgtgcttgatatgaaaaataatgatttgaatagtccaATTTTACTAGAAAGACCATTTTTGAATACTTCAAAGTCTGTTATAGATGTGAATAATGGTACTCTTACTATGGAGTTTGATAGGGAGGTtgttaaatttcatatttttgataccctgcAAATTCCTGATTATGAAAGTGTTATTAATAATCTTGATGTCACTAATCACTTGTCGCAAGAACACAAGAATGTT GCATCCAAGAAAtccaagaagaagaagaaaagaccAAAACTCTCTACGAAACTGTGTaagtgggtgaaggtggacaagGGAATTAGATATGAACCACCATGA